In Helianthus annuus cultivar XRQ/B chromosome 9, HanXRQr2.0-SUNRISE, whole genome shotgun sequence, the following are encoded in one genomic region:
- the LOC110879546 gene encoding heavy metal-associated isoprenylated plant protein 2-like, whose translation MSVTAKKTVLSVDLLCLKCRKKVMMLISSIKGIDSIVLDVSKNTATVIGEADPVSIIRKVRKCRKSAHIVSVGPAKEEKKKDDKKDEKKDEKKDEKKDEKKVDVVVPSTPRTCHRCDVWYVVDQDYINPCNIL comes from the exons ATGTCTGTTACGGCAAAG AAAACAGTTTTGTCAGTGGATCTACTTTGTTTAAAGTGCAGGAAGAAAGTAATGATGTTGATATCATCCATTAAGGGAATAGACTCGATAGTTCTTGATGTTTCAAAAAACACAGCAACCGTAATTGGTGAAGCTGATCCTGTATCCATCATCAGAAAGGtgagaaagtgtagaaaatctgCACACATAGTAAGCGTTGGACCTGctaaagaagaaaagaaaaaagatGACAAAAAAGATGAGAAGAAAGACGAAAAGAAAGATGAAAAGAAAGATGAGAAGAAAGTTGATGTTGTTGTTCCTTCAACTCCAAGAACATGCCACAGATGCGATGTTTGGTATGTCGTTGATCAAGATTACATTAATCCTTGTAACATTTTATAA